Proteins encoded by one window of Kribbella italica:
- a CDS encoding glycoside hydrolase family 3 N-terminal domain-containing protein — MPRWPGIRRRRRTVGVTVLAVVAGLLPLGVASQAAADDPVPTVLAAFEGAEPFAAPPGPGIFGFGSDADDSPTMQLQDRDDAPAGDKVLHGSYDISGYGGFSHNITFDQNPGNWSAYKGIRFWWYGQNTAPLPPGSGKRIFFEIKDGGANAEASELWNTSFTDDWQGWHLVEIPFSDLAYRGDYQPVGGIDQILNLTQMWGYAFTMPVGTPGEFAIDQIEIYGKADPALKASVVTDAGVYPVKEGGTAAVKIGLTTTGGVPLEEPVTVDYRSGTGTAGADDYAPVSGAFTFPVGTPSGTSHTVQVATRKDRSAEAAETIPVELTVTGAKAPATQPVVVINAHDLPYLNAKLPVKTRVNDLLKRMTLAEKVGQMTQAERNAVRTKSDIATYALGSLLSGGGSVPTPNTPASWAAMIDSFQLNAQATRLQIPLIYGVDAVHGHNNVIGATILPHNIGLGATRDPDLSRRTGEVAATEVRATGIPWDFAPCVCVVRDDRWGRSYEGFGEDPALVKAMATVITGMQGKADGSQLKQNNHVLASAKHYVGDGGTTYGSSTTGSYTIDQGVTEVTKQQLEAIHLDPFKTSVDLGVGTVMPSYSSVDIIGDDKPAVKMHGNAELINGVLKDRMGFDGFVISDWQAIDQLPGDYNSDIRTSINAGLDMIMVPTRYQEFTQGLTTEVTEGRVAQSRVDDAVRRILEQKFKLGLFEKPYSDTSKLAEIGGAKHRAVGREAAAKSQVLLKNDGNVLPLKSSAKVYVAGSNANDLGNQLGGWSISWQGGSGATTTGTTILDGIKQNVPTATFSQDASAPLEGHDVGVVVVGERPYAEGIGDVGNGHDLLLSDADKAAVDKVCAAMKCAVLVVSGRPQVVADQLGEIDALVASWLPGTEGAGVADVLFGKKPFSGRLPVTWPKAETQQPINVGDASYDPQYPYGWGLTTQAAARQKLLDAKISLLRKGLLDPNVLIAAISIDVALHVKDWSGPQATTALAALTAAGKALQRSRVDGFAEDDAVVAAARWIAQDEIGQNLDAAVSKLTADAEHLALTGDLGGAIAKLAAAYKLK; from the coding sequence ATGCCCAGGTGGCCAGGAATTCGTCGTCGGCGTCGCACGGTCGGGGTGACGGTTCTCGCGGTGGTCGCGGGACTGTTGCCGTTGGGAGTGGCGTCGCAGGCGGCCGCGGATGACCCGGTACCCACGGTGCTGGCGGCCTTCGAGGGAGCCGAGCCGTTCGCCGCGCCGCCCGGCCCGGGCATCTTCGGGTTCGGCAGCGATGCCGACGACTCACCGACGATGCAGCTGCAGGACCGGGACGACGCCCCGGCCGGGGACAAAGTGCTGCACGGGTCCTACGACATCAGCGGGTACGGCGGGTTCAGCCACAACATCACCTTCGACCAGAACCCGGGCAACTGGTCGGCGTACAAGGGCATCCGGTTCTGGTGGTACGGGCAGAACACCGCGCCGCTGCCGCCGGGATCGGGCAAGCGGATCTTCTTCGAGATCAAGGACGGCGGCGCGAACGCCGAGGCGTCGGAGCTGTGGAACACCAGCTTCACCGACGACTGGCAGGGCTGGCACCTGGTCGAGATCCCGTTCAGTGACCTGGCCTACCGCGGTGACTACCAGCCGGTCGGCGGGATCGACCAGATACTCAACCTGACCCAGATGTGGGGTTACGCGTTCACGATGCCGGTCGGGACTCCTGGTGAGTTCGCGATCGACCAGATCGAGATCTACGGCAAGGCCGACCCGGCGCTCAAGGCGAGCGTGGTCACCGACGCCGGCGTCTACCCGGTCAAGGAGGGCGGCACCGCGGCGGTCAAGATCGGGCTGACCACCACCGGCGGCGTCCCTCTGGAGGAGCCGGTCACGGTCGACTACCGCAGCGGCACCGGTACGGCGGGAGCAGACGACTACGCCCCGGTCTCCGGCGCGTTCACCTTCCCGGTCGGTACGCCGTCCGGTACGTCGCACACCGTGCAGGTGGCGACCCGCAAGGACCGGTCGGCCGAGGCCGCCGAGACGATCCCGGTCGAGCTGACCGTCACCGGCGCGAAGGCGCCCGCGACCCAGCCGGTCGTCGTGATCAACGCGCACGACCTGCCGTACCTGAACGCCAAGCTTCCGGTGAAGACGCGGGTCAACGACCTGCTGAAGCGGATGACGCTGGCCGAGAAGGTCGGACAGATGACCCAGGCCGAGCGGAACGCGGTCCGGACCAAGTCCGACATCGCGACGTACGCGCTCGGTTCGTTGCTGTCCGGCGGCGGCTCGGTGCCGACCCCGAACACCCCGGCCTCGTGGGCCGCGATGATCGACAGCTTCCAGCTGAACGCGCAGGCCACCCGCCTGCAGATCCCGCTGATCTACGGCGTCGACGCGGTGCACGGGCACAACAACGTGATCGGCGCGACGATCCTGCCGCACAACATCGGCCTCGGCGCCACCCGCGACCCGGATCTGTCCCGGCGGACCGGTGAGGTCGCCGCGACCGAGGTCCGTGCGACCGGCATCCCGTGGGACTTCGCACCGTGCGTCTGCGTGGTGCGCGACGACCGCTGGGGCCGTTCGTACGAGGGCTTCGGCGAGGACCCGGCGCTGGTCAAGGCGATGGCGACCGTGATCACCGGCATGCAGGGCAAGGCCGACGGCAGCCAGCTGAAGCAGAACAACCACGTGCTCGCGAGCGCGAAGCACTACGTCGGCGACGGCGGTACGACGTACGGGTCGTCGACGACCGGCTCGTACACGATCGACCAAGGCGTCACCGAGGTGACCAAGCAGCAGCTCGAGGCGATCCACCTCGACCCGTTCAAGACGTCGGTCGACCTGGGCGTCGGGACCGTGATGCCGTCGTACTCGAGTGTCGACATCATCGGCGACGACAAGCCCGCGGTGAAGATGCACGGCAACGCCGAGCTGATCAACGGCGTGCTGAAGGACCGGATGGGCTTCGACGGCTTCGTGATCTCGGACTGGCAGGCGATCGACCAGCTGCCGGGCGACTACAACAGCGACATCCGGACGTCGATCAACGCCGGGCTGGACATGATCATGGTGCCGACCCGGTACCAGGAGTTCACCCAGGGCCTGACCACCGAGGTCACCGAGGGCCGCGTTGCGCAGTCCCGCGTGGACGACGCGGTGCGCCGGATCCTGGAGCAGAAGTTCAAGCTCGGCCTGTTCGAGAAGCCGTACTCCGACACCAGCAAGCTGGCGGAGATCGGTGGCGCGAAGCACCGGGCGGTCGGCCGTGAGGCGGCGGCCAAGTCGCAGGTGCTGCTGAAGAACGACGGCAACGTGCTGCCGCTCAAGTCGAGCGCGAAGGTCTACGTTGCCGGCAGCAACGCGAACGACCTGGGCAACCAGCTCGGCGGCTGGAGTATCAGCTGGCAGGGCGGCTCCGGTGCGACCACGACCGGTACGACGATCCTCGACGGCATCAAGCAGAACGTGCCGACGGCAACCTTCAGCCAGGACGCGTCGGCTCCGCTCGAAGGCCACGACGTCGGTGTCGTGGTGGTCGGCGAACGCCCGTACGCCGAAGGAATCGGTGACGTCGGCAACGGTCACGACCTGCTGCTCAGCGACGCCGACAAGGCCGCGGTCGACAAGGTGTGCGCGGCGATGAAGTGCGCGGTCCTCGTCGTCTCCGGCCGCCCGCAGGTGGTCGCGGACCAGCTGGGCGAGATCGACGCGCTGGTCGCGTCGTGGCTGCCCGGTACCGAGGGCGCCGGCGTCGCGGACGTGCTGTTCGGCAAGAAGCCGTTCAGCGGGCGGCTCCCGGTGACCTGGCCGAAGGCGGAGACGCAGCAGCCGATCAACGTCGGCGACGCGTCGTACGACCCGCAGTACCCGTACGGATGGGGTCTGACGACGCAGGCGGCGGCGCGGCAGAAGTTGCTGGACGCGAAGATCTCCCTGCTGCGCAAGGGTTTGCTGGACCCGAACGTGCTGATCGCGGCGATCTCGATCGACGTGGCGCTGCACGTGAAGGACTGGTCCGGGCCGCAGGCGACGACCGCGCTGGCCGCGCTCACCGCGGCCGGCAAGGCGCTGCAGCGCAGCCGGGTCGACGGGTTCGCCGAGGACGACGCGGTCGTCGCGGCGGCCCGCTGGATCGCGCAGGACGAGATCGGGCAGAACCTGGACGCTGCGGTGTCCAAGCTCACCGCGGACGCCGAGCACCTGGCGCTGACCGGTGATCTCGGTGGTGCGATCGCCAAGCTTGCGGCGGCGTACAAGCTGAAGTAG
- a CDS encoding alpha/beta hydrolase → MKRTAVPLTVAVASLAVALVPGISPASSAATQAPPGGIQWEKCPPEIAPVPIPEGMQCGTLKVPLDYSKPDGRKIDLAVSRLPSTKPGARRGILLTNPGGPSAGQNYPAFLVATGLPQSVRDSYDVIGMDPRGLGKSTPVTCDLTPSQLGTGNIPPYAKNAADVAKHAAVMQQVAKQCATSKTAWMLPHISAANTARDLDSIRIAFGESKISYAGASWGTYLGAVYTTMFPQHSDRIVLDSNLGPGGWDYPSNRLWSQGVQDRFPDFAKFAAANHREYGLGRTPAQVTAKFHELAARLEKNPIQTPDGPFDAIAFRLINFGLLYGPTQAPLLAGIWKAVDANQPPPPLPGDPAGAESLISGRYYMICNDSRWPQSVKTYQRNVAVDRIKYPLFGAAGANITPCAYWPDPAEKPVRITDRGPSNVLMVQNLRDPATPLAGAKQLRKALGDRAVMVTADQGGHGVYPLGKNRCANHAVTTFLTTGERPQRDYHCTADAEPR, encoded by the coding sequence ATGAAACGCACAGCCGTACCGTTGACCGTCGCCGTCGCCTCGCTGGCGGTCGCTCTGGTCCCGGGAATCTCGCCCGCGAGCTCCGCCGCGACGCAGGCACCACCTGGTGGCATCCAGTGGGAGAAGTGTCCGCCCGAGATCGCGCCCGTGCCGATCCCGGAAGGGATGCAGTGCGGCACGCTGAAGGTTCCGCTGGACTACAGCAAGCCCGACGGCCGGAAGATCGACCTCGCCGTCTCGCGCCTGCCCAGCACGAAACCCGGCGCGCGGCGCGGCATCTTACTGACCAACCCCGGCGGCCCTAGCGCCGGGCAGAACTACCCGGCCTTCCTGGTCGCGACCGGTCTCCCGCAGAGCGTGCGCGACAGCTACGACGTGATCGGGATGGACCCCCGTGGCCTCGGCAAGAGCACCCCGGTGACCTGCGATCTCACACCGAGCCAGCTGGGAACCGGCAACATCCCGCCGTACGCGAAGAACGCCGCGGACGTGGCCAAGCACGCCGCGGTCATGCAGCAGGTCGCCAAACAGTGCGCCACCTCGAAGACCGCGTGGATGCTGCCGCACATCAGCGCTGCCAACACCGCCCGCGACCTGGACAGCATCCGGATCGCGTTCGGCGAGTCCAAGATCTCCTACGCCGGCGCCTCCTGGGGCACCTACCTCGGCGCGGTCTACACCACGATGTTCCCCCAGCACAGCGACCGGATCGTGCTGGACAGCAACCTCGGCCCCGGCGGCTGGGACTATCCCAGCAACAGGCTCTGGTCCCAAGGTGTCCAGGACCGCTTCCCGGACTTCGCCAAGTTCGCCGCGGCGAACCACCGCGAGTACGGTCTCGGCCGTACGCCGGCGCAGGTGACCGCGAAATTCCACGAACTCGCCGCGCGGCTGGAGAAGAACCCGATCCAGACACCGGACGGCCCGTTCGACGCGATCGCGTTCCGGCTGATCAACTTCGGGCTCCTCTACGGCCCCACCCAGGCCCCGCTCCTGGCCGGGATCTGGAAAGCCGTCGACGCGAACCAGCCGCCGCCCCCACTGCCCGGCGACCCCGCCGGCGCCGAAAGCCTCATCTCCGGGCGCTACTACATGATCTGCAACGACTCCCGCTGGCCGCAATCGGTCAAGACCTACCAGCGCAACGTCGCCGTCGACCGGATCAAGTACCCGCTGTTCGGCGCGGCCGGCGCCAACATCACCCCCTGCGCCTACTGGCCCGACCCGGCCGAGAAGCCCGTCCGGATCACCGACCGCGGCCCGTCCAACGTCCTGATGGTCCAGAACCTCCGCGACCCTGCCACCCCGCTCGCCGGAGCCAAGCAACTCCGCAAGGCCCTCGGCGACCGAGCCGTGATGGTCACCGCCGACCAGGGCGGCCACGGCGTCTACCCGCTGGGCAAGAACCGGTGCGCGAATCACGCGGTGACGACGTTCCTCACCACCGGCGAACGCCCGCAGCGCGACTACCACTGCACGGCCGACGCCGAGCCGCGGTGA
- a CDS encoding cysteine hydrolase family protein yields the protein MTQTALIVIDVQESFRVRPNWQAVNHPDIADRVNRLVDAARDRGDLVVWVLHTEPGTGGAFDPANGHVRLIEGLEPRDGEPVIRKTSHNAFTTTNLQQLLTQHGIRELVISGIRTEQCCETTTRVASDLGYDVVFVTEATATTPLPHWTLPWDTSLDEVLADPRTLMPAVVVERTEYALAGRFATIRTLDEQAGVLVGS from the coding sequence ATGACACAGACAGCGCTGATCGTGATCGACGTCCAGGAGTCCTTCCGGGTCCGCCCGAACTGGCAGGCCGTGAACCACCCCGACATCGCCGACCGCGTCAACCGCCTGGTCGACGCCGCGCGCGACCGCGGCGACCTGGTCGTGTGGGTCCTGCACACCGAGCCCGGGACCGGTGGCGCGTTCGACCCGGCGAACGGGCACGTCCGGCTGATCGAGGGGCTCGAGCCTCGCGACGGCGAGCCGGTGATCCGCAAGACGTCGCACAACGCCTTCACCACCACGAATCTGCAGCAGCTGCTCACTCAGCACGGGATCCGCGAGCTGGTGATCAGCGGGATCCGGACCGAGCAGTGCTGCGAGACGACCACGCGGGTCGCGTCCGACCTCGGGTACGACGTGGTGTTCGTCACCGAGGCGACCGCGACGACGCCGCTGCCGCACTGGACGCTGCCGTGGGACACCTCGCTCGACGAGGTGCTGGCCGACCCGCGGACGCTGATGCCGGCGGTCGTCGTGGAGCGGACCGAGTACGCGCTGGCGGGACGGTTCGCCACCATCCGGACGCTCGACGAGCAGGCCGGCGTCCTTGTGGGATCCTGA
- a CDS encoding GlxA family transcriptional regulator: MRKVVFFLVPRLHLLDLAGPAQVFSTAADLGYGYQLYYVAETEEVSTAQGVPVKASLAWPELGRDDLIVVPGWRSPRLSPWPPISARSKQVLRTHHASGGSVASVCSGADALGAAGLLDGRRYTTHHDLTEELAARYPKANIVRDVLYVMDERVITSAGIASGIDLALHLVAVEHGAVAAARIAREMVVYARRNGDELQESAMLRHRGHLSDLAHRVQDVIDSRYADRLPLADLARAAGVSERTLTRVFTAATGLTPLRYQQLLRLERAEHLIAHGTTVESASRVVGFEDPRMLRRLRSRTPAATA; this comes from the coding sequence ATGCGCAAGGTCGTCTTCTTCCTGGTCCCACGGCTGCACCTGCTCGATCTCGCCGGGCCGGCGCAGGTCTTCTCCACTGCCGCCGACCTCGGGTACGGCTATCAGCTGTACTACGTGGCGGAGACCGAGGAGGTGTCGACGGCGCAGGGGGTGCCGGTCAAGGCCTCGTTGGCGTGGCCGGAGCTCGGGCGGGACGACCTGATCGTCGTACCGGGATGGCGGTCGCCGCGGTTGTCGCCGTGGCCGCCGATCTCGGCGCGGTCCAAGCAGGTGCTGCGGACGCATCATGCGTCGGGTGGGTCGGTGGCGAGTGTCTGCTCGGGAGCCGACGCGCTCGGTGCCGCCGGGCTGCTCGACGGGCGGCGGTACACGACGCACCACGACCTGACCGAGGAGCTCGCGGCGCGGTACCCGAAGGCGAACATCGTGCGCGACGTCCTGTACGTGATGGACGAGCGGGTGATCACGTCGGCGGGGATCGCGAGCGGGATCGACCTCGCGCTGCACCTGGTCGCCGTCGAGCACGGCGCGGTCGCCGCGGCGCGGATCGCGCGCGAGATGGTCGTCTACGCCCGCCGCAACGGCGACGAGCTGCAGGAGAGCGCGATGCTGCGGCACCGCGGTCACCTCAGCGATCTCGCCCACCGCGTCCAGGACGTCATCGACAGCCGGTACGCCGACCGCCTGCCGCTGGCCGACCTCGCCCGCGCCGCCGGCGTCAGCGAACGCACCCTCACCCGAGTCTTCACCGCCGCCACGGGCCTCACCCCGCTCCGCTACCAGCAACTCCTGAGACTGGAACGAGCCGAACACCTGATAGCCCACGGCACCACCGTCGAATCGGCGTCGAGGGTAGTCGGCTTCGAAGACCCCAGAATGCTCCGCCGCCTCCGCTCCCGCACCCCCGCCGCCACGGCCTGA
- a CDS encoding aldose epimerase family protein: protein MGSHHGRLSIRKDPFGTTPEGAGVDVYTFSNGRVTVSMLTWGATIQRVETPDRRGRTENISLGFDNLPDYAKLSPYFGATIGRYGNRIAKGQFSIDGNKYQIPVNDGENALHGGTLGFDKKVWKAKVVQTSSHVGVAFTYVSPDGEMGFPGTLTTTVTYTLDFDDDLRIDYHATVAGKPTVLNLTNHVYFNLAGEGSGSIEGHVLELNAPSYTPVDSGLIPTGEIAPVAGTPFDFRRPTAIGKRLREDHPQLVIGRGYDHNFVLGGKAGHDGLRFAGRFTDPGSGRTVSVRTAEPGAQFYSGNFLDGTFQGIGGKTYRQGDAFAFETQHFPDSPNQPNFPSTVLRPGQTYSTRTIYSFGTK from the coding sequence ATGGGTTCACACCACGGCCGCCTGTCCATCCGCAAGGACCCGTTCGGCACCACCCCAGAAGGGGCCGGCGTCGACGTGTACACCTTCTCCAACGGTCGAGTGACCGTCTCGATGCTGACCTGGGGTGCCACCATCCAGCGGGTCGAGACCCCGGACCGCCGGGGCCGCACCGAGAACATCAGCCTCGGCTTCGACAACCTGCCCGACTACGCCAAGCTCAGTCCGTACTTCGGCGCGACCATCGGCCGCTACGGCAACCGGATCGCGAAGGGTCAGTTCTCGATCGACGGGAACAAGTACCAGATCCCGGTCAACGACGGCGAGAACGCATTGCACGGTGGCACCCTCGGCTTCGACAAGAAGGTCTGGAAGGCGAAGGTCGTGCAGACCTCGTCGCACGTCGGGGTCGCGTTCACCTACGTCAGCCCGGACGGCGAGATGGGCTTCCCCGGCACGCTGACCACCACGGTCACCTACACGCTCGACTTCGACGACGACCTGCGGATCGACTACCACGCGACCGTCGCCGGCAAGCCGACCGTGCTGAACCTGACCAACCACGTCTACTTCAACCTGGCCGGTGAGGGCAGCGGCTCGATCGAGGGCCACGTGCTGGAGCTGAACGCACCGTCGTACACGCCGGTGGACTCGGGCCTGATCCCGACCGGCGAGATCGCGCCGGTGGCCGGTACGCCGTTCGACTTCCGCCGGCCGACCGCGATCGGCAAGCGGCTGCGCGAGGACCACCCCCAACTGGTGATCGGGCGTGGCTACGACCACAACTTCGTGCTCGGCGGCAAGGCCGGCCACGACGGGCTGCGGTTCGCCGGCCGGTTCACCGATCCCGGGAGCGGCCGGACGGTTTCGGTCCGCACGGCCGAGCCGGGCGCGCAGTTCTACAGCGGCAACTTCCTCGACGGCACCTTCCAGGGGATCGGCGGCAAGACCTACCGCCAGGGCGACGCGTTCGCCTTCGAGACCCAGCACTTCCCCGACTCCCCCAACCAGCCGAACTTCCCGTCGACGGTCCTGCGCCCCGGCCAGACCTACTCGACCCGCACGATCTACTCCTTCGGCACCAAGTAG
- a CDS encoding MFS transporter, with protein sequence MGGAPGSSRGFRLLLTGYAVSSYGNYLNLIALGLFSYHLTGSSWATGIVMAVRLGAGFVAGLGSGRVLGRFGRRPLLVGLDLVQAAAMVALVVLPSLPMLLLVAVVLGVGNTTLVVVLRSGVPDLVGEDERGRANGRLVTARSLATVLGFGSAGLVIDLGGYDAAFLLNGGSFLVSALALSFVTWPDQAEPVADEGGQRIRAVWRLVPLLVLGMVVVRGLDALASAGHNVALPIFATETAPANPAAVMTQFMTAWAIGSLCAHQLVSRLVKTVDHRLFAVATCVMSAAFVLAFTGLPAGWLIAVSLLAGIADGVSEIGYVSTLQTLPAERRTRLFGLSASVETSAFGGGMVLSAGLLDVLPVLVVVGGLHGVAVAGVLVFLLLSRRRTPDGELVAHARSPADPDRG encoded by the coding sequence ATGGGCGGGGCCCCAGGGAGCTCGCGAGGATTCCGGCTGCTGCTGACCGGCTACGCGGTTTCGTCGTACGGGAACTACCTGAATCTCATCGCGCTGGGACTGTTCAGCTACCACCTGACCGGCAGCTCGTGGGCGACCGGCATCGTGATGGCCGTCCGGCTGGGCGCCGGGTTCGTCGCCGGGCTGGGATCGGGGCGGGTGCTCGGCCGGTTCGGGCGGCGGCCGCTGCTGGTCGGCCTGGATCTGGTGCAAGCGGCGGCGATGGTGGCGCTGGTCGTTCTGCCGAGTCTGCCGATGCTGCTGCTGGTCGCCGTGGTGCTCGGGGTGGGAAACACGACGCTGGTCGTCGTACTGCGCAGTGGCGTGCCGGACCTGGTCGGCGAGGACGAGCGCGGACGGGCGAACGGCCGGCTGGTGACAGCGCGGTCGTTGGCGACCGTGCTGGGGTTCGGGTCGGCCGGCCTGGTGATCGACCTCGGCGGGTACGACGCCGCGTTCCTGCTGAACGGCGGGTCCTTCCTGGTGTCGGCGCTGGCCTTGTCGTTCGTCACCTGGCCCGATCAGGCAGAGCCGGTGGCGGACGAAGGCGGCCAACGGATCAGGGCGGTCTGGCGACTCGTGCCGTTGCTGGTGCTGGGCATGGTGGTGGTCCGGGGACTAGACGCGCTCGCGTCGGCGGGGCACAACGTGGCGTTGCCGATCTTCGCGACCGAGACGGCGCCGGCGAACCCGGCCGCGGTGATGACCCAGTTCATGACGGCCTGGGCGATCGGCAGTCTGTGCGCGCACCAACTCGTGTCCCGGCTGGTGAAGACGGTCGACCACCGCCTCTTCGCCGTGGCGACCTGTGTGATGTCGGCGGCCTTCGTACTGGCGTTCACGGGTCTGCCCGCGGGCTGGCTGATCGCTGTCTCGCTGCTCGCGGGAATCGCGGACGGCGTCTCGGAGATCGGCTACGTCTCGACGCTGCAGACGCTGCCGGCCGAGCGACGGACCCGTCTGTTCGGCCTGTCCGCGAGCGTCGAGACCTCGGCGTTCGGCGGCGGGATGGTGCTCAGCGCCGGACTGCTCGACGTCCTGCCGGTGCTGGTGGTGGTCGGTGGTCTGCACGGGGTCGCGGTGGCCGGCGTACTGGTCTTTCTGTTGCTCTCGAGGAGGAGAACACCCGATGGCGAACTCGTCGCTCACGCACGGTCCCCAGCTGACCCTGACCGGGGATGA
- a CDS encoding MMPL family transporter: MSRGSVTVRAARWSATHPWRAIGLWLILVAVAVGLSVMVPKQTTKAADTWVGQSGQAAELIQQAGLDGKPSETVLVTDPDGPLNRTEATTALTQLKQKLTALDSVAGVGEPVWAENGKAALLPIELKGSADDAADNVEKLVAATADVQQNNQGLSIQQTGGASLDAGIWKQVGSDLAKAEKLSLPITFALMLLVFGALIAAGIPVLLAFSAVGAALGFYAPLSYLFPDGGSVANVVLLIGMAVGVDYSLFYLKREREERRRGHSTVDAVEIAAATSGHSVVVSGLAVIVSMAGLYVAQDPVFSSMATATIVVVAVAVLGSLTVLPALLAKLGHRVDRPRVPLVWRLNRRIGPGGISRRLVAPVLRFPKVALLLSAVAVVALAVPALGLKTDPGGLNTLPDSIPEVKTMQQLQANFPSEGMAYDVVAKADGKAPVEALATLQREAVASKQFVVPPGQAVRTAGDTAVLTLVSVLPDTSEDAKVALNQLRDTLVPQAFDTMPGATWAVGGETASGVDYGANQRDKLPYVIAFVLGLTLLMMLFTFRSPAIAIVTTLLNLASVAVCFGALSLVFQHTWAEGLLDFTSPGFVISWIPLFLFVILIGLSMDYHVFVLGRIREAVQDGLAPAEAVRRGITESAGVVTSAAAVMVSVFALFATLGMIEMKQMGVGLAVAVLVDATLVRIVMLPAILVLLGRKAWWPNKLPVATAEPERELVAV, encoded by the coding sequence ATGAGCAGGGGATCCGTGACCGTGCGGGCCGCGCGGTGGAGTGCTACCCATCCTTGGCGGGCGATCGGCTTGTGGCTGATCCTCGTCGCCGTCGCGGTCGGGTTGTCCGTGATGGTTCCGAAGCAGACGACGAAGGCCGCCGACACCTGGGTCGGGCAGTCCGGCCAGGCCGCGGAGCTGATTCAGCAGGCCGGTCTCGACGGCAAGCCGAGTGAGACCGTTCTGGTCACCGACCCTGATGGGCCGCTCAACCGCACCGAGGCGACCACCGCTCTGACGCAGCTGAAGCAGAAGCTGACCGCGCTCGACTCGGTCGCAGGAGTCGGCGAGCCCGTCTGGGCCGAGAACGGCAAGGCGGCCCTGCTCCCGATCGAGCTGAAGGGCAGTGCCGACGACGCCGCGGACAACGTCGAGAAACTCGTCGCCGCCACCGCCGACGTACAGCAGAACAACCAGGGCCTGAGCATCCAGCAGACCGGTGGCGCGTCTCTCGACGCCGGGATCTGGAAGCAGGTCGGCAGCGACCTGGCCAAGGCCGAGAAGCTCAGCCTGCCGATCACCTTCGCGTTGATGCTGCTCGTCTTCGGCGCCCTGATCGCGGCCGGAATCCCTGTCCTGCTGGCGTTCTCGGCCGTCGGCGCGGCGCTCGGCTTCTACGCGCCGCTGTCCTACCTGTTCCCCGACGGCGGCTCGGTCGCCAACGTCGTGCTGCTGATCGGCATGGCGGTCGGCGTCGACTACTCCCTGTTCTACCTCAAGCGCGAACGCGAGGAACGCCGTCGCGGCCACAGCACGGTCGACGCCGTCGAGATCGCCGCGGCCACGTCGGGACACTCGGTGGTTGTCTCCGGTCTCGCCGTCATCGTCTCGATGGCCGGCCTGTACGTCGCCCAGGACCCGGTCTTCTCCTCGATGGCCACCGCCACCATCGTCGTCGTCGCGGTCGCGGTGCTCGGTTCGCTCACCGTCCTGCCCGCCCTGCTGGCCAAGCTCGGTCACCGCGTCGACCGTCCCCGCGTCCCGCTCGTCTGGCGGCTCAACCGGCGGATCGGTCCCGGCGGCATCAGCCGTCGCCTGGTCGCTCCGGTCCTGCGCTTCCCGAAGGTCGCGCTGCTGCTGTCGGCCGTCGCGGTGGTCGCGCTCGCCGTACCGGCGCTCGGCCTGAAGACCGACCCGGGTGGCCTGAACACGCTGCCGGACAGCATCCCCGAGGTGAAGACGATGCAGCAGCTGCAGGCGAACTTCCCGTCCGAGGGCATGGCGTACGACGTCGTGGCGAAGGCCGACGGCAAGGCGCCCGTCGAGGCCCTGGCCACCCTGCAACGTGAAGCGGTCGCGAGCAAGCAGTTCGTCGTCCCGCCCGGCCAGGCCGTCCGGACTGCGGGCGACACCGCCGTACTGACCCTGGTCTCGGTCCTGCCGGACACCAGCGAGGACGCGAAGGTCGCGCTCAACCAACTGCGGGACACGCTCGTGCCGCAGGCGTTCGACACGATGCCGGGAGCAACCTGGGCGGTCGGCGGTGAGACCGCGAGCGGCGTCGACTACGGCGCGAACCAGCGCGACAAGCTGCCGTACGTGATCGCGTTCGTGCTCGGTCTGACGCTGCTGATGATGCTGTTCACCTTCCGCAGCCCGGCGATCGCGATCGTCACGACGCTGCTCAACCTGGCCTCGGTCGCGGTCTGCTTCGGGGCGCTGTCGCTGGTCTTCCAGCACACCTGGGCCGAGGGTCTGCTCGACTTCACCTCACCCGGGTTCGTCATCTCGTGGATCCCGCTGTTCCTGTTCGTGATCCTGATCGGGCTGTCGATGGACTACCACGTGTTCGTGCTCGGCCGGATCCGCGAAGCCGTGCAGGACGGGCTCGCCCCGGCCGAGGCGGTTCGCCGCGGAATCACCGAGTCGGCCGGTGTGGTGACGAGTGCGGCCGCGGTGATGGTCTCGGTGTTCGCGCTCTTCGCGACGCTCGGCATGATCGAGATGAAGCAGATGGGCGTCGGCCTGGCGGTCGCGGTCCTGGTCGATGCCACGCTGGTCCGGATCGTGATGCTGCCGGCCATCCTGGTCCTGCTGGGCCGGAAGGCCTGGTGGCCCAACAAGTTGCCAGTAGCAACAGCGGAACCAGAACGCGAGTTGGTCGCCGTCTGA